The Pseudoalteromonas translucida KMM 520 genome segment GATATTATTGTTGGTGATGCCTTTTTAGAAGTTGAAAAGTTGCTCGACCAGGCAAAGCAATTTGATACTATTTTAATTGATTTACCGGACCCTAATCATCCCGATTTAAATAAAATGTATAGTGATTACTTTTATAATCATGTACGCCAATTACTAGCACCAGATGGAGCAATGGCGGTGCAGTCAACCTCGCCTTATCATGCTAAAAAAGCATTTTTAAGTATTGCTAAAACGGTTAAAGCGGCTGGATTTGAATATGTAGAACAGTATCAACAAAACATACCTTCATTTGGGCAATGGGGCTGGACTATAGCTACTAAAATGGGGCAATCGGCTAGTGGGCGAATTAACGATGTAACCGCAATGCCGATACCATCAAGGTGGATCAGTAAAGAATATTTACTGGCTAGTTTTGTTTTTCCGAATAATTATTTTGAACATGTTAAAGATATTGAAGTCAATAGGTTAGGCTCTGGTCAACTGTACGATTATTACCGTACAGCATGGCAAATAGAAAGCGAGTTGTATAAAAACTAATAAAACATGGTTGACATAATATGTCGGCCATGAGAATCTTAACTCAGACATAATATGTCAAACGACAAAAGGCAGAGACATGGAATTAAATGAACTTTCAATAAAATTAGCTTCTTTTGAAACAGAAGGCGCTAACTTTGAGTCTTTCTTGATTGCTAATCCAGGTGAGCAAGATGTATTACAAGTCATTGTTGATGAAAATGATGAGCTTCCAATTTTTGTTACGCAAACACAAGAGCAGTTATTATGCATTAGCTACTTGTTTGACGAAGACGAAGTTAAGCAGGAATTACGTAACGAGTTAAACGAAACATTACTACGTTTAAACGTGCCAATTCCATTAAGTGCATTTGCTAAAATCGATAATAAATACGCGATTTTTGGTGCACTGTCGGTAAATTCATCATTAGATGACATTACCCACGAACTAGTGACATTAGCCGATAATGCTATTGATGCACTAGAAGCCGTGACCATGTATTTAAACGATTAGTAGCGATTTAGTGGAGTTAAGATTATGAGTATTTTAAAAAAATTATTTACAGCAGTACGTGGCGGCGCTCGCGAAGCAGGCGAAGCAATTGTAGATAAAAACGGTATCCGTATTTTTGAGCAAGAAATTGCAGACGCACAAAATGCTTTGCACCGTGCTAAAAAGAGCCTAACAGAAGTTATGGCGAAAGAAATGCAAACTAAGCGTAAAATTAGCGCTGTAGATGCTTCTATTGCTGAGCATGAAGCTTATGCTGGCCAAGCGCTGGAGAAAGGTAATGAAGCTTTAGCATTAGAAATTGCAGAAAAAATTGGCGAGTTTGAAGCTGAAAAAGCAGAGAACGAACAAGTATTATCTGGTTTTAGCAATCACATTGTAGCGCTTAAACAGCAAGTTAAAGAAGCTGAAAAGTCGATTAAAGAAAACCAACGCCAGCTAACTATGGTTAAAACCACAGAAAGCGTGCAACAAGCTACCATGGCTGTAAACAGCACATTAAACACTAACAGCTCGTCTATGACATCGGCTCGTCAATCGCTTGAGCGTATTAAGCAACGCCAGCAAGACCGTCAAGATCAGTTAGGTGCAGCTAAAGAGCTAGAAGCCGATGTAAACGGCGACGATTTAAAAGCGAAAATGGCAGAAGCCGGAATTGGTGACAGTAGTCCAAAAAGTGCTGATATTTTAGCGCGTATTAAAGCCAAGCAAAATAGCTAATAATTACGTTCATATTTTAAAAAGGTAACCAGGCTTTAGCTTAGTTACCTTTTTTGCTTAGAAGGCAGCCTTCCTATGTTTAATTTTTTCAAATCTAAAAAAGAGCCAGAGCGTCAGCTTAATCATGCCAGTGAGCTTAAAAAAGGTGACATGTTTACCGTCATCGATTCATTTGCTTATCCTGCGTGGTTAAAAGGGCAAACTCTTCGCGTTATTGATATACAAACTTATCAGTATCAACACAGTAGTGATACTGAGTTTGTGTTGGAAAGTGACAGCGGCCAAGTGGTATTTTTACAAATAGAGCAAGAAGATGGCGAGCAATGGGCTAACTTTTCTATAAAAGTACAACGTGATGAAGTAGAAGATATATTTGGCCTTGATCAGTTTGCGCGTATTTTTGATGAAGAGTCGTTAACGCATATCACAGTGCAAAATATACCAGAGCGTTTTACGCAGTTTTTAGCTAACAGCTATCAGCAAAGCGAATCGCCATTTGTGTGTTATTTTCATAATAAAGACTATCGCAATCAAGCTCTTCCACGTTATGAGCAAGAAGGTGGTGAGCTGTGTGAAATGATTTGTTTAGAGTCTGATGATAAAGGCTTTGGTTTAAATATTGAGATTTGGGATGGTGGCGAAACCGAAGTCTCGCTTACCTTAACGCGACCAATTACCGACATTGTTGACTTGTTTCCAGGAGACGCTAAGTGAGTGATGCTAAAGAAAAGTGGTTACGCCAAGAGCAGGCAGTGCGTGCCACGCAAATGGCATTTGATCTAAGTAGCGAAGTACAAAAGTCGATAAAAAAGCAAGCGATTGATCAAGAACTAACACCCTCAGATATGATACGCAAAATACTTGGTTTAGATGTAAAGTCGAAAAAAACCCGACAGCGTTTATCGTTTAATTTAAACGACGATGAAATAGCACAGCTTGCAAGCCGTTTTGATGTACAAAGTGACGACAAGCGCGTAGTAAAGCAACGTGTTGCAGAACTTTTGATTGCTCATACAAAAAAAATTAAGTAGTTTTATGTTATAGACGCTATGCCCTTAAACTAAAACGATAAAATAACGAGTTGCCGTGAATATAATTTTAATTGCTTACTTACTAATTTTTGCATTATTTGGTACTGCGGCAAGCTACTTTGTGCGTTTTATTTATGCGTATTGGGTGCTTAATAAAATGCCAATGCACTATATTATTAAGGCGGGGATTTGTTTAGTAATGGTGGTAATTATTTCAGCGTTAATCCCATATTTAGGATAACGCTGAAATTAAATTGTTTGCAGCATTATTTTATTTCAAAAGGTTGGCATTGCTGATTAATACACAGTGATTGTACTTCAAGCACTGATGGGCAGTCAGTTAAGCCTTGTGCCTTATTTAGCGTGTTTTCTTGTGCTGTTATTTGCTGTGCAATCTGCTCAGCTTGTTCTTGTTGGGTATTAAGTGTTGAGTACACAGCATACTTACTTGGTCCACCGCACGCACGCGCACCTACTTCAAGCACTTTACATTGAAAGCTAGCTGTACAGCTATTGTTACTAACAATATCGTTAAGTTGACTATTAAGACTCGCTAAACTCGTTCCGTGATCATTGCTTGACGATGTTGTGCTAGCACAGCCGCTCAGTAACAAAATACTAGTAGCAATACTTACAACTGATAGTTTAATTGCTGATGGCAAACAACTCATAACCTTATCCTTAAAATACACTTACTGCTGAGCCTTCAAGTTTAACACATTTATTTTCTACACACTGCGTGCTTGGCGCAGTTAAATGCTGGCAAATACTGACCATTTGATTTTGTGCATTATAGTTACTTTCAAAGGTAGTGATTTTTTTACTTAATGCAGTGACTTGCTCAGTTGTTGCTGTTGTCGTTGAATACACTACATAACTACTTGGGCCGCCACATGCTCGGCTACCTACAGCTTCTACTTGGCACTGCGTACTGCTATCACATTGTTTATTAGCAATGAGCGTATTTAATTCATTTTTAGCTGCTTTAATGTCATCAAGAGTAACTGCTTTCATGGCAGTATTTGATAGTTTTTCGGCTGGGGTATGTAATTCTGCTTTGTTACTTTTTTGCAGTTGTTGCTGCGATGGCGCTGTTGTTTCGCTGGCAGTTGTTTTTTCTGTTTCTGCTACGGGGTTATCTAAACAAGCGGTTAAACACAGTGG includes the following:
- a CDS encoding YjfI family protein → MELNELSIKLASFETEGANFESFLIANPGEQDVLQVIVDENDELPIFVTQTQEQLLCISYLFDEDEVKQELRNELNETLLRLNVPIPLSAFAKIDNKYAIFGALSVNSSLDDITHELVTLADNAIDALEAVTMYLND
- a CDS encoding PspA/IM30 family protein, producing the protein MSILKKLFTAVRGGAREAGEAIVDKNGIRIFEQEIADAQNALHRAKKSLTEVMAKEMQTKRKISAVDASIAEHEAYAGQALEKGNEALALEIAEKIGEFEAEKAENEQVLSGFSNHIVALKQQVKEAEKSIKENQRQLTMVKTTESVQQATMAVNSTLNTNSSSMTSARQSLERIKQRQQDRQDQLGAAKELEADVNGDDLKAKMAEAGIGDSSPKSADILARIKAKQNS
- a CDS encoding DUF4178 domain-containing protein, which codes for MFNFFKSKKEPERQLNHASELKKGDMFTVIDSFAYPAWLKGQTLRVIDIQTYQYQHSSDTEFVLESDSGQVVFLQIEQEDGEQWANFSIKVQRDEVEDIFGLDQFARIFDEESLTHITVQNIPERFTQFLANSYQQSESPFVCYFHNKDYRNQALPRYEQEGGELCEMICLESDDKGFGLNIEIWDGGETEVSLTLTRPITDIVDLFPGDAK